CATTGATGCGCCTGAAAGGGATCCACATCTGGGATCTGTTCCCCTGCTTTATCACGGCTGCGCATACCGATGAAGATATAGATCAGATCATCAGCAAATTCAGCGAAAGTGTTTACGAACTGATTGAGGCAGGTATTATGCCAACCAACAAACCCGAACCGGTTGAATCCGAACCTAAAAAAAATGGCTTGCCGGCCGAGCCGCCGGTACCTGGTGCCAAACTGGGCCGCGATAAAGATGGCAATCCAGGCTGGTTTATCAGCGACGAGGAAAACCCCGGCAAATATTTACAGGTAAAAATCAGCAGCAACTAATTTTGGCCACTACTACTACCATATACAATACTATCCCGGTTGAGTTTGACCCCTTTGCCGGACCAGAGCTTTTTGCCATTGCTCCATCAACCGAGCCACAGCTCGAAATCTGGGCATCATGCCTTATTGGCGGCGATGAAGCCAACTGTGCCTATAACGAATCATTTTCATTACAGCTTACAGGCCAGCTAAACCAGGATGCTATGCTGCTGGCCTTACAGGAAATTACCAATATGCACCAGGCCCTGCGTATGGCTTTTAGTGCCGATGGTAAATATATCTGTGTATATAAAGAACTCGCGCTCGATTTCAGTTTTGCTGATGTATCAACCCGTACAACTGCCGAACAACATGCTTTTATCACCGAGCAGAATAATCAAAATGCATTTACTCCCTTTAACCTTGTAACGGGCCCTCTGTTTAAAGTGCAATTGATTAAATTGAGTGAAACGGAACATCGCCTAACCTTTATAGCACACCACATTGTTTGCGATGGCTGGTCTATCGGTATTATGATGCAGGATTTGAGCAAGCTATATTCGGCTTACACCAGGGGCGAAGAGCTTAAGCTTCCTGCCGGACCATCGTTTATTGACTACTCAAATGAGCAGGTTTTATTTACCGGCAGCAAAGAATTTAAAGATATTGAACAATACTGGCTTAACGAGTTTAAAGGCAGCAATTATTTGATGGATTTGCCGGCAGATTTGCCAAGGCCTGCTGTGCGTACCTATAAAAGCCACCGGCTCGATCTTCCGGTTGATAAACAATTGGTATCCCGGATTAAACAACTGGGCAAGGCCAATGGCAGTAGTTTTGTAACTACATTACTCGCGGCGTTCGAGGTTTTTTTACAGCGCGCAACCGGGCAGGACGAGATTATATTGGGTTTGCCTGCCGCTGGGCAATCAGCTACGGGTAATTACCGTTTGGTTGGCCACTGCGTTAACCTGCTGGCTTTAAGAAGTGCGCCTAAATCCGCACAATCATTCAAAAGTTATCTGAAACAGCGTACCACAGCTATCCTTGATGCGTACGACCATCAGTTATATACCTTTGGCGAATTACTGAAAAAGCTTGCCATCCCCCGCGATGCATCACGGGTGCCACTGGTACCGGTAATGTTTAACATTGATATGGGTATGGATGATGATGTTGATTTTTACGGATTGAAGCATCACCTAACCAGCAACCCGCGCGAATATGAAAGCTTCGAGATTTTTGTGAACATCTCCGGGCGGGATGAAGCTTTAGTTCTTGAGTGGTCATATAACACGCAGTTATTCAGCGAAAAATGCATCCGCAATTTAATGGATGAGTTTGAGTTTTTGTTGAATGAATTGGTAAATGATCCCGAGGTATTGATAGGCAGTGTTTCTGCTGCCAACCGTGCAGTGTTAATTGAAAAGCTAAAGGCCTGGAATAACACTTCGGTGGCTTATCCTAAGCACAAAGCGCTGCACCAACTAATCAATTGGCAAAGCGATGCAATAGCCGTAAAATTTGCAGACCAAAGTCTGAGTTACAGCCAACTGCACGAAAACAGCAACCGTTTAGCGGCCTTACTGATTGATAAAGGTGTTAAAAAAGGCGATAAGGTGACTTTTGCCCTGGACAGGTCGGCAGAAATGCTTGTGGTGATTTTGGGTATTATGAAAGCCGGGGCTGTTTATATCCCGCTCGATCCGCAATTTCCGCTCGGGAGGATCAATTACATGCTCAGCGATTCAAAAGCCGTGGTATTGTTATCATCGGCAAAATACCAGGGGCATTATCAATCAGAAGCTACTGAACTAATCATCGAAGACATCTGGCCCGATCTTTCAAAATATCCGGCAACAGAACCTGTTGTTGAAGTTACAGGCGACGACCTCGTGTACATTCTCTACACCTCCGGCTCAACCGGTATGCCTAAAGGGGTACAAATCAGCCAGCATAGCCTGGTAAATTTCCTGTACAGCATGCAAAAGCGACCGGGGATGACGGCGGCTGATAAACTGCTTGCCGTTACAACCATCAGCTTTGATATTGCCGGGCTTGAGCTATTCCTTCCCCTGCTTAGCGGCGCCCAGGTTGTAATTGCCGATACCAATACCGCTAAAGACGGCCGTGCGTTGTTGGACATCATCCGCAAGGAAAACATAACCACCATGCAGGCTACGCCATATACCTGGCGCATTATGCTTGAAGCAGGGTGGGATGAAAATACGCCGATAAAAGTAATTTGCGGCGGCGAGGCCTTACCTAAAGAATTAGCCGAAAGGATTTTAGGCAAAGCATCATCGCTATGGAATGTATACGGACCAACGGAAACCACAATATGGTCAACCATCAAACAAATTAAGGCTGATGATGTAGCTATAACCATAGGGCGACCGATAGATAACACCTCGATCTATATTTTAGATAAAAACCTTAACCCGCTGGATACCGGCACTATAGGTGAGATTTATATTGGCGGAGACGGGCTTGCCGTCGGTTATCTGAACCAACCCCAACTAACGGCCGAAAAGTTTATTGACGATCCGTTTTCAGACAACGCCGGTGATAAAATGTACCGTACCGGCGATTTAGGCCGCTTTATGGAAGATGGCGAAATTGAATGCCTTGGCCGTGCCGATGCCCAGATCAAAATTCGCGGTTATCGCATTGAAACCGGCGAAATTGAATATCATCTCATCAATCAGCCAAACGTAAAACAGGCGGTGGTTGTAGCGCAGCCCGATAAAAAAGGGATCAATAAACTGGTAGCCTACATTACCATTGATGATAATTACCTGATGGAAGATGAAATTGCGCGGCAAAAAAACTGGCGGTCATCACTTAAAAATGCCCTGCCGGATTATATGGTGCCCGATGATTTTATCGTGATTACGGCTATTCCGCTTACACCAAACGGTAAAATGGATAAAAAAGCGCTGATCCAAACCTCGGCACCAATAGCTGAGGCGGTAAACGTGTACGTAGCTCCCCGCACCGATGTAGAGAAATTGGTTGCCGATATCTGGAGCGAGTTTTTAGAGATTGACAAAGTAGGCGTTTACGATAATTTTTTTGAGATGGGCGGGCACTCGCTGATAGCCGTGCAGGTAATGGCCCGCATTGAAAAGGTTACCGGCAAACGGTTACCGCTTGCCGCGCTGTTTGAAAACTCGACAGTTGAGAAATTATCCCTCATGCTGGAAATGGACGGCAAATCCATTGTTTGGGATTCGTTAGTGCCGATAAAGCCCAATGGCAGCAAAATGCCCTTGTATATTGTACACGGTGCCGGACTTAATGTATTGCTATTTAACGCGCTGGCCATCAACATGGATGCCGACCAGCCGGTTTACGGCTTACAGGCAAAAGGCCTTAACGGTATTGACGAACCGCTGAGCGAGATCAAAGATATCGCCGCGCATTACATCGGCGCCATACAGGCACAAAACCCTAACGGGCCATACGCGCTTGCCGGTTATTCGTTTGGCGGCATCATAGCCTGGGAAATGACCCGGCAACTGGAGGCACAAGGCAAACAGGTAAAAATGCTGGCCATGTTTGATACCTATGCCTATCGTTCACCATTTTTTGATCCCTGGCTTACCATGCAAACCAAAAGGGCCAAGTTTTTTATGCGCAAGCTTAAATACAACTTATTTACGCCCGAAGGCCTGTCGCAAAGCCTCACCGAGAAAACAAAAAATATTAAACGCCATGCCACAAGGATGTTATGGAAGTTAACTAATGATAATCAGCAGGAAGGTTTTTTCGGTTATTCAAACAAAATTGACGAAATGAATCAGCTTGCCGAGCGTCGTTACCAACTGAAACCTTATAACATCGCCATCGAATTGTTCAGGGCCAATACCCATACTTTTTATATGGACGATTTTGAAAACCTGGGCTGGAAACCCTATGCTTTAAAGGGCATTAACGTACATCCCATCCCAGGCGAACATAACTCGATATTTAAAGCGCCAAACGACAAGATCTTTGCCCGCATTTTGCAGCAATGCCTTGATGAGGCAGCTAAAAAATAGCTATGGCCGGGATTACTGTAGATATCCGGTATCTTGATGTTGTTAACTGGCAGCAGGATACCGGGTGCTCTTTTAACTTAACGGATGACATCGATGTATGGCGCATCAGTCTCGAAGCTAACCTCCATTTAATTCCCCGTTTTTTACCTATACTGGAACCAGACGAAATAGAACGTGCCAGTCGCTATTACCAGGAAAAAGACAGAAACCGGTTTGCAATAAGCAGGGCCGTGTTAAGGGTTATTTTGGGCCGGTACATCAATCAGCCTGCCCGCGATATCCGTTTCGGCATCGGCCTAAATAAGAAACCGTTTTTAGCAAATTTCGATAAACCGATCAACTATAACATATCCCATTCGGATAAATGGGCTTTGATCGCGGTTTCAAAAAAGCCAATTGGTGTAGATACGGAAAAAATAGATCCCGTATTCGCCTATGCAGATATCCTCCCAGATCACTTCAATAAAGAAGAGACAAACTATATTGAACAGAATCAATCACACCGGCGTTTTTGCCTGTTATGGACACGTAAAGAAGCTACCACCAAACTAACCGGACAAGGACTGGATGAACGACTAAAAGCAATCCCGTCATTAAACCATAAACACCTCATAGCTAACAACATCATCAATTCATCTAAGGATATAGCTTTAGCAAGTTTTGAGCTTGATGCCGGCAACCTGGCAACGGTAGCTTATGAAGCCGATAATGATTCTGAACTTAAATTTTGGGATATTAACCTTACTTCGATTTAAACATGCCGTATTTGGCAATACAGTAAAACGCCCTAACGCCATCCTTCCATCCTATTTTCTTACCCTCGTCATAAGTACGGCCATAGTAGGATATGCCCACCTCGTAGATCCTGATTTTTGGAACACGCGAGATTTTTTGGGTAACCTCCGGCTCAAAGCCAAAACGTTTTTCGGTGAGTTTTATTGATTGGATGAGTTTGGTATTAAAGAGCTTATAACAGGTTTCCATATCCGTTAAATTAAGGTTGGAAAACATGTTTGATGCGAAGGTTAACCACCTGTTGCCTATGGTGTGCCAAAAGAAGAGGATGCGGTGTGGGTTGCTGCCCATAAAGCGCGAACCATAAACCACATCGGCAAAGCCGTTTATTACCGGTTTCAGCAAATCGTTATATTCGGCGGGATCATATTCAAGGTCGGCATCCTGAATGATTAGGTATTCGCCGGTGGCTTTGGCGATGCCGGTATGCAGCGCAGCCCCCTTGCCTTTATTTACTTCGTGTTTAAAGTACTGGATGTCAAGATCGGGATTTGATGCTTTATAGTGATAAACAGCACCTTCGGTATCATCCTTCGAGCAATCGTTTACAATGATCACTTCCTTTTTAATATCATTGAGGAGAGTTACGGTTTTAATTTTATCTAAAATAAGATGGATGGTCCTCGCCTCGTTATAAGCCGGAATAATAATTGATAATTTTTCTATCGTCATTTATCGTAATATTGCCTAAGTAGATATTTGCTGCAATTATAATTGTATAAACCTTTACCTGTTTAATATTTTATATTTAATAATGCATTTTTTATTAAAACGAACAAAAAAGCTGCTAAAAAAGCCGAAAGTGATCATCATACTTTCGCTTTTGTTTGTTTTAACCCTGATATTCTGGTTTTGTTTGCCAAGCCCCCTATTTCGCAGCCCAACATCGTATGTTATTGATGATGAACAAGGTGAACTATTGGGCGCTTCTATAGCAAGCGACGGGCAATGGCGCTTTCCGTACAACCCTGATGTACCCGAAAAGTTTAAACAATGTATTATTGCCTTTGAGGATAAACGGTTTGAACATCACCCCGGTTTTGACCCTATCGCGTTTAGTCGTGCCATCAAGCAAAACCTGTCATCAAAAAAAGTGACCAGCGGCGGCAGTACCATTACCATGCAGGTAATTCGTTTAGCCACCAAACATAACCGCAACATCTGGAACAAGCTTAAGGAAATTTTTATGGCCATGCGCCTTGAGCTTAGCTACAGCAAAAAACAGATTTTAGCTTTATATGCCAGCAATGCACCCTTTGGCACCAATGTTATCGGTTTAGATGCTGCTTCATGGCGGTATTTTGGCCGCAGCCCGGATAAATTATCATGGGGCGAAATGGCGGCCATGGCGGTATTGCCCAACTCACCATCCTTGGTACACCCCGGCCGCAACCGGACAATCCTTTTGAAAAAACGCAATTCGCTGCTTGATAAACTGCAAAAGGCCGGTGTTATTGACAGCATTACCGCTGTGCTGGCCCGCCTGGAGCCCGTACCCGACAGGCCAATGCCTTTGCCACAACTTGCCCCCCACCTGTTGCAACGCTTTAAGGCCGATCACAAAATTAAGCCCGATGGAGACACCCGCATCACCACCAGTATCAATTCATCATTGCAGCAACAGGTGAATGATATTTTAGAGCAGCATCATCAATTGCTGAAAGGCAACGACATCAATAACATAGCAGCCATTGTGCTTGATGTTGAAACCGGAACTACGCTGGCCTACGCCGGCAATATCTCGCACCGCGAAGACCCGCAGATGGAAAGCGATGTGGATGTGATTGATGCCCCCCGTAGCCCCGGAAGCACACTTAAACCTTTGCTGTATGCGGCGATGCTGCATGATGGCCTGATCTTGCCCAATAGCTTAATGCCTGATGTACCCACGCTGATAGCAGGCTATCACCCCGAAAACTTTGATCTGGGCTATGATGGTGCGGTGCCGGCTTCAAGAGCTTTATCAAGATCGCTAAATGTGCCGGCTGTAAAAATGCTGCAGCAATATAAATACGAGCGTTTTTACGATTTTTTGCATAAGGCAGGCATCAGCACGCTAACCAAACCTGCCGATCATTACGGTTTATCATTAATATTGGGCGGTGGCGAAAATACCCTTTGGGAGTTAAGTGGCGCTTATGCGGATATGGGGCGGGTGCTGAATCACTATAACAAATACAAAGGGCAATATAACCCGGCAGATTTTCACAGCCCGGTTTACAGCCGGCAGGAAACCGGTAAACCGGAGCTTCATACATCAGGATTATTGGATGCCGCGTCAATTTACTATACTTTTCAGGCTATGGAAGAGGTTATGCGCCCGGGCGAGGAAATGTTATGGCAGCAGTTCAGCTCATCGCAGCGAGTGGCCTGGAAAACGGGGACAAGCTTTGGCTTCAGAGATGGATGGGCCATTGGCGTTACACCTAAATATGTTGTAGGGGTTTGGGTTGGGAATACCGATGGCGAAGGCAGGCCGGGGTTAACAGGGATTAATACTGCCGCCCCTGCCCTCTTCGAGATTTTCAGGCTGCTCCCGGTTTCGCGCGATTGGTTTGAGATGCCCGCAGGCGAAATGGTGAAGATAAATGTATGCCATCAAAGCGGTTATCGTGCCGGTCAATATTGCCAGGATATTGATGAACAATACGTACCTAAAAGCGGCTTAAGGGCACCGGTATGCCCTTACCATCAACTGGTACATTTATCGGCTGATGCCCGATGGCAGGTAAATGGCAATTGCGAAACACCTGATAACATCCTTAATAAAAGCTGGTTTGTACTGCCGCCTTCGATGGAATATTATTACAAGGCACGTAATTATCAGTACCATGTTTTACCGCCCTTCAGGGCTGATTGTGCGCAGAACGAAAATAGCAATACCATGGAGGTGATCTACCCCAAAAACGGTGCAAAGATCTATGTTCCCCTTGAAGCCGATGGTACCCGGGGCCGGATGATCTGCAATGCGGCGCACCGGCAACCCGGCGTAAAAATATTCTGGCACCTGGACGATCGGTATATGGGCGAAACCAAAGATTTTCACCAGATGGCCTTAAATCCGCCTCCGGGCAAGCATATCCTTACATTGGTTGATAGCAACGGTAACACCATCAGCATCGGTTTTGAGATCCTGAGTAAATAAAGCCCCTGTAATCTGCCTGTAAAGACATTGCTCCCTCTCTTTAACTTTTAACATTATTATTATCTTGCTTTCAAATTTTTACCCGGATGCTTGAACAGTACGATCTGCATAACATACTGATAATTGATATTGAAACAGTACCGCAATACAGCAGCCACGATCAACTGCCCGAGAATTTGCAAAAACTCTGGGAGCTTAAAACCCAATACCAGCGCAAGGATGAGCCCGCCGATGCTTACTATGAACGCGCCGGCATCTGGGCTGAGTTTGGAAAGATAGTCTGCATTTCGGCCGGGATTTTTACTGCGGGCAAAAGCACGGGTCTGCGGGTAAAATCGTTTGCCTCGCACGATGAAAAGGAGTTGCTCACCAAATTTACCAACCTGCTTTTTAGCCAGCCTGCCAACCTTATTTTATGCGCGCATAATGGTAAGGAGTTCGATTTTCCGTACATCTGCCGGCGATTGCTTATTAACGGGATGCCTTTTCCGCCGCAGTTACAGATAGCCGGCAAAAAGCCCTGGGAGGTTATCCATTTAGATACCATGGAGCTCTGGAAATTTGGCGACCATAAACACTATACTTCGCTTAACCTGCTTTCGGCCATTTTTAATATCCCTACCTCTAAAGATGATATAGACGGCAGCGACGTTGGCCGGGTTTACTGGCAGGAAAACCAACTGGAGCGGATTTGTACCTATTGCCAAAAGGATGTGATAGTAACAGCACAACTGTTAAGGCGGTATCGCGGCGAAGAACTGATAACGGATGATTGTATTACGATAGTTGGCGGCAATGCTTGAGGTAGAAAATTTATCGGTAAGCTTCCGTAGCGGAAAAAACAGCTTTAAAGCTGTTAAGGAAATCTCTTTCACGCTAAAAAAAGGAGAGACCATTGGCATTGTAGGCGAATCTGGCTCAGGCAAATCGGTTGCATCGCTGGCTATTATGCGTTTGCTCAATGCCGAACAAACCGTTTTGGATGGACATGTACTTTTAAACGGGCGATGCCTTTGTTCACTTTCTGAAGATGAAATGCAGCAGGTGCGCGGTAACCAGGTGGCGATGATTTTCCAGGAGCCCATGACCTCGCTTAACCCGGTGCTTACCTGTGGTTTCCAGTTAACCGAGGCTATCAGGCTGCATTTAGGTTTGAACAAAACAGAGGCAAAACAAAAAACTATTGATCTTTTTAAAGAAGTTCAACTCCCCCGCCCCGAGGCTATATTTGATAGCTACCCCCATCAGATTTCGGGCGGACAAAAGCAGCGGGTGATGATTGCCATGGCATTGGCCTGTAACCCCGAAATTTTGATAGCCGATGAACCGACCACTGCCCTTGATGTGACGGTGCAAAAAACCATTATCGATTTGCTGAACAAGCTTAAAGCCGAACGGCAGATGAGCCTCATTTTCATTTCGCACGATTTAGGGGTAATTAAACAGATAGCCGACCGGGTTTTGGTAATGTACAAAGGAGAGGTTATTGAGGAAGCGACAGTTAACCAACTCTTTGCCAATCCGCAACATCCCTATACCAAAGGTTTACTGGCTTGCCGCCCGGTTCCTGATCAGCATTTAAAAAAGCTCCCGGTGGTAGCCGATTTTTTGGGTGAAAATAAACCGACGGTTACCATTGAGGAAATCCGGGAACGATATCACTATCCCGCAGATGAAATATCGGCACGAAAAAAGAAATTATATAACCAGCAACCTTTGCTTAAAGCAGAGGCATTAAGTACCTGGTTTCCAACCGGGAGTGGATTTTTTAAACGCAAAAGCGATATAGTAAAAGCCGTTAATAACGTAAGTTTTGAAGTTTATCCCGGCGAGACATTGGGTTTGGTGGGTGAATCGGGCTGTGGCAAAACTACATTGGGCAGGAGTATTTTAAGGTTGATAGAACCTACGTCGGGTAAGATCACCTTTGACGATACTGATCTGCGCGGGCTTAAAAAGGATGATCTGAGGCAGATCAGGAAAGAGATCCAGATCATTTTCCAGGATCCGTATTCATCATTAAACCCCAAACTTACCGTCGGCCAATCGTTAATGGAACCCTTACAGGTGCATGGTTTTTACGATAATGATACCGTACGAAAGCGCAAGGTGCTGGAATTGCTGGAACGCGTAAACCTGTTACCTGCTCATTTTAACCGCTACCCGCACGAGTTTTCGGGTGGGCAAAGGCAGCGCATTGTGATAGCACGAGCCTTGGCCTTGCAGCCTAAATTTATTATCTGTGATGAGTCGGTTTCGGCGCTTGATGTATCGGTACAGGCTCAGGTATTAAACCTGATCCGCGAATTGCAGGAGGAATTGAAACTTACGTATATTTTTATTTCACATGATCTGGCCGTGATTAAGCATATCTCCGACAGGATGATGGTGATGAATAAGGGTGAGATAGTGGAAATGGGCTATCCGGATGATATTTATTACAGGCCAAAGGAGGATTATACTAAGAAATTGATTGCTTCGATACCGGGGTGATTATATTTAAAATAATCGCAGGTTCAAGTGTCCACGCTTGAACTATCCTAAAATTGAGCGTCCACGCTTAATTGAATTGCTTCGGGAGCATGGACCCTCACAAAAAATGGTTCAAGCGTAGACGCTTAAACCTGCGCATTCAATAATCAGTTATATATCTCCACACACACGCGTTGTAACGACACATCGTACCGTTCAGTTAACTACCAACCACCCCAAATTTCCGTATCTTTGATAGAAATACTACACTATGTCTAAACATAAAAAGAAAAACTCATCTATACACCAGGTATTTACCAAACTGGTGCTCGATATATTTGAACAAAACGGCAATACGCCACTCAACTATAAGCAGGTATCTGCAAAACTAAATGTGCGCGATGATGAAGGTCGCCAGGTAATACTTGAAATACTTAAAGAAGAGGCATTTAAATCAGTTTTAAAAGAGACGGCTCCCGGCAAATTCCAGCTTATTGAACTTAAAACCTTTGTTGAAGGTATTGTTGATATGACTGCCGATGGCTCGGCCTTCATCGTTACCGATGATGAATTTGAAAGCGATATTTTCATCGCCCCACGCAAGCTGCGCACTGCCCTTAACGGCGACCGGGTAAAAGTTTATGTATACGCCAAAAGCCGCGGCAAAAACAAGGAAGGCGAGGTAATCGAGATTATTAAACGCGCCAAAATGGAGTTTACCGGCGTGGTTAAACTCTCTGAGCGTTATGCATTTTTCATTCCGGACGACCGCAAGATGATGCACGATATTTTTATCCCGATGGCCGAGCTTAACGGGGCAAAAAATGGCATCAAAGCCATTGCCGAAATTACCGATTGGCCAACGGAAGCTAAAAACCCCATCGGTCGCATTAAATACGTTTTAGGGGCACAAGGTGAGAACGATACGGAAATGAATGCCATCCTGGCCGAGTATGGTTTTCCATTAGCTTTTCCTGCGGAGGTTGAGCATGAAGCTGAAGAAATTCCGGATGTGATCACGCCCGAAGAAATTGCCAAACGTCGCGACTTCCGCAATATTACCACTTTCACTATCGATCCATTTGATGCCAAGGATTTTGACGATGCCCTATCCTACCGGGTACTCGAAAACGGCAACTATGAGGTTGGCGTACACATTGCCGATGTGTCGCACTATATCATCCCCGATTCGGCTTTAGATAAAGAGGCATTGGAAAGGGCTACTTCGGTTTATTTGGTAGACAGGGTGATTCCAATGCTGCCCGAAAGGCTTTCGAACGGGCTTTGCTCGCTTCGCCCTAAAGAAGAAAAACTATGCTTCTCGGCAGTATTTGAAATGGATGAGGAAGCCAATATCATTACCGAATGGTATGGCAAAACCATCATTTACTCCGACAGGCGTTTCACATACGAAGAGGTGCAGGAAGTGATTGAAAGCGGCGAAGGCGATTTTAAAGATGAAATATTTAAGCTAAACGCCCTTGCACACAAACTGCGCGTGCGCAAATTTAGAAACGGCGCTATCAGCTTCGAAACAACCGAGGTTAAGTTTAAGCTTGATGAAACCGGAAAACCCATAGGCGTTTATGTAAAAGAGCGCAAAGATGCCCATAAACTGATTGAGGATTTTATGCTACTGGCCAACCGCAAGGTAGCCGAACGCGTAAGCAAAATGGGCAAAGGCAAACATAAATACACTTTTGTATATCGTGTGCATGATTCACCAAAGCCCGATGCGCTGGCAAATTTTGCTCAGTTTGCAGCCAGGTTTGGTTATAAAATCAACACCAAATCGGATAAAGAAACCGCCAAATCGCTCAACTTTTTGATGGAGGATGTTGAAGGTAAAAAGGAGCAGAATGTGTTAACGCACCTCGCCATCCGCTCAATGGCTAAGGCTTTGTATACCACCAAAAGCAGCAGCCATTACGGCCTGGCATTTGATCATTATACACATTTCACCTCGCCCATCCGCCGTTACCCGGATGTGATGGTTCACCGCCTGCTGTTCCACTATTTAAACGGA
The sequence above is a segment of the Mucilaginibacter celer genome. Coding sequences within it:
- a CDS encoding 3'-5' exonuclease is translated as MLEQYDLHNILIIDIETVPQYSSHDQLPENLQKLWELKTQYQRKDEPADAYYERAGIWAEFGKIVCISAGIFTAGKSTGLRVKSFASHDEKELLTKFTNLLFSQPANLILCAHNGKEFDFPYICRRLLINGMPFPPQLQIAGKKPWEVIHLDTMELWKFGDHKHYTSLNLLSAIFNIPTSKDDIDGSDVGRVYWQENQLERICTYCQKDVIVTAQLLRRYRGEELITDDCITIVGGNA
- a CDS encoding glycosyltransferase family 2 protein, with the translated sequence MTIEKLSIIIPAYNEARTIHLILDKIKTVTLLNDIKKEVIIVNDCSKDDTEGAVYHYKASNPDLDIQYFKHEVNKGKGAALHTGIAKATGEYLIIQDADLEYDPAEYNDLLKPVINGFADVVYGSRFMGSNPHRILFFWHTIGNRWLTFASNMFSNLNLTDMETCYKLFNTKLIQSIKLTEKRFGFEPEVTQKISRVPKIRIYEVGISYYGRTYDEGKKIGWKDGVRAFYCIAKYGMFKSK
- the pbpC gene encoding penicillin-binding protein 1C, which produces MHFLLKRTKKLLKKPKVIIILSLLFVLTLIFWFCLPSPLFRSPTSYVIDDEQGELLGASIASDGQWRFPYNPDVPEKFKQCIIAFEDKRFEHHPGFDPIAFSRAIKQNLSSKKVTSGGSTITMQVIRLATKHNRNIWNKLKEIFMAMRLELSYSKKQILALYASNAPFGTNVIGLDAASWRYFGRSPDKLSWGEMAAMAVLPNSPSLVHPGRNRTILLKKRNSLLDKLQKAGVIDSITAVLARLEPVPDRPMPLPQLAPHLLQRFKADHKIKPDGDTRITTSINSSLQQQVNDILEQHHQLLKGNDINNIAAIVLDVETGTTLAYAGNISHREDPQMESDVDVIDAPRSPGSTLKPLLYAAMLHDGLILPNSLMPDVPTLIAGYHPENFDLGYDGAVPASRALSRSLNVPAVKMLQQYKYERFYDFLHKAGISTLTKPADHYGLSLILGGGENTLWELSGAYADMGRVLNHYNKYKGQYNPADFHSPVYSRQETGKPELHTSGLLDAASIYYTFQAMEEVMRPGEEMLWQQFSSSQRVAWKTGTSFGFRDGWAIGVTPKYVVGVWVGNTDGEGRPGLTGINTAAPALFEIFRLLPVSRDWFEMPAGEMVKINVCHQSGYRAGQYCQDIDEQYVPKSGLRAPVCPYHQLVHLSADARWQVNGNCETPDNILNKSWFVLPPSMEYYYKARNYQYHVLPPFRADCAQNENSNTMEVIYPKNGAKIYVPLEADGTRGRMICNAAHRQPGVKIFWHLDDRYMGETKDFHQMALNPPPGKHILTLVDSNGNTISIGFEILSK
- a CDS encoding 4'-phosphopantetheinyl transferase family protein, giving the protein MAGITVDIRYLDVVNWQQDTGCSFNLTDDIDVWRISLEANLHLIPRFLPILEPDEIERASRYYQEKDRNRFAISRAVLRVILGRYINQPARDIRFGIGLNKKPFLANFDKPINYNISHSDKWALIAVSKKPIGVDTEKIDPVFAYADILPDHFNKEETNYIEQNQSHRRFCLLWTRKEATTKLTGQGLDERLKAIPSLNHKHLIANNIINSSKDIALASFELDAGNLATVAYEADNDSELKFWDINLTSI
- a CDS encoding non-ribosomal peptide synthetase; translation: MATTTTIYNTIPVEFDPFAGPELFAIAPSTEPQLEIWASCLIGGDEANCAYNESFSLQLTGQLNQDAMLLALQEITNMHQALRMAFSADGKYICVYKELALDFSFADVSTRTTAEQHAFITEQNNQNAFTPFNLVTGPLFKVQLIKLSETEHRLTFIAHHIVCDGWSIGIMMQDLSKLYSAYTRGEELKLPAGPSFIDYSNEQVLFTGSKEFKDIEQYWLNEFKGSNYLMDLPADLPRPAVRTYKSHRLDLPVDKQLVSRIKQLGKANGSSFVTTLLAAFEVFLQRATGQDEIILGLPAAGQSATGNYRLVGHCVNLLALRSAPKSAQSFKSYLKQRTTAILDAYDHQLYTFGELLKKLAIPRDASRVPLVPVMFNIDMGMDDDVDFYGLKHHLTSNPREYESFEIFVNISGRDEALVLEWSYNTQLFSEKCIRNLMDEFEFLLNELVNDPEVLIGSVSAANRAVLIEKLKAWNNTSVAYPKHKALHQLINWQSDAIAVKFADQSLSYSQLHENSNRLAALLIDKGVKKGDKVTFALDRSAEMLVVILGIMKAGAVYIPLDPQFPLGRINYMLSDSKAVVLLSSAKYQGHYQSEATELIIEDIWPDLSKYPATEPVVEVTGDDLVYILYTSGSTGMPKGVQISQHSLVNFLYSMQKRPGMTAADKLLAVTTISFDIAGLELFLPLLSGAQVVIADTNTAKDGRALLDIIRKENITTMQATPYTWRIMLEAGWDENTPIKVICGGEALPKELAERILGKASSLWNVYGPTETTIWSTIKQIKADDVAITIGRPIDNTSIYILDKNLNPLDTGTIGEIYIGGDGLAVGYLNQPQLTAEKFIDDPFSDNAGDKMYRTGDLGRFMEDGEIECLGRADAQIKIRGYRIETGEIEYHLINQPNVKQAVVVAQPDKKGINKLVAYITIDDNYLMEDEIARQKNWRSSLKNALPDYMVPDDFIVITAIPLTPNGKMDKKALIQTSAPIAEAVNVYVAPRTDVEKLVADIWSEFLEIDKVGVYDNFFEMGGHSLIAVQVMARIEKVTGKRLPLAALFENSTVEKLSLMLEMDGKSIVWDSLVPIKPNGSKMPLYIVHGAGLNVLLFNALAINMDADQPVYGLQAKGLNGIDEPLSEIKDIAAHYIGAIQAQNPNGPYALAGYSFGGIIAWEMTRQLEAQGKQVKMLAMFDTYAYRSPFFDPWLTMQTKRAKFFMRKLKYNLFTPEGLSQSLTEKTKNIKRHATRMLWKLTNDNQQEGFFGYSNKIDEMNQLAERRYQLKPYNIAIELFRANTHTFYMDDFENLGWKPYALKGINVHPIPGEHNSIFKAPNDKIFARILQQCLDEAAKK